A portion of the Natronococcus sp. AD-5 genome contains these proteins:
- a CDS encoding aspartate aminotransferase family protein, translating to MTAGPPIDDLHYEEAPNVDTVPGPRSRELLEKQREIDSSAVAYPEDIPVAFEEGSGATVRDVDGNTYIDMFAGIGVLNVGHANPYVLEAVHEQADKLVHTVDFPTEARLELIEKLDEIAPAGLQGNNKVVFGGPTGSDAIEASIKLAKYNTGGDGLIAFRGAYHGATTGAMSLTSNKSFKEHYSPLLSDVVHAPYPDPFRQGKAPQEAVDHALEEVQAIVEDPYGGLANPAGIFVEPIQGEGGVVTPPEGFLQGLRDIANDNDVALVFDEIQSGFGRTGEWWASDWDGVTPDAMTSAKALGGVGFPLSATMYHEDFDTWGSGDHAGTYRGHVVAMRAGTRAIECVQDHDLLAHARELGTDIRDRLRDVADENDRLGEVRGRGLFIGAEFVDEDGAPDGDLVDAVQQYCFEHGVLVWTAGRRGNVLRLLPPLVLTEDLAETALDVIVDAIEHVTAEMQQTA from the coding sequence ATGACGGCAGGCCCACCGATCGACGACCTACACTACGAGGAGGCACCGAACGTGGACACCGTCCCCGGTCCGCGGTCGCGGGAACTGCTCGAGAAGCAACGCGAGATCGACAGCAGCGCGGTCGCCTACCCCGAGGACATTCCGGTCGCGTTCGAGGAGGGGTCGGGAGCGACGGTCCGCGACGTCGACGGAAACACGTACATCGACATGTTCGCCGGAATCGGCGTGCTCAACGTCGGCCACGCGAATCCGTACGTCCTCGAGGCCGTCCACGAGCAGGCCGACAAGCTCGTCCACACGGTCGACTTCCCGACGGAAGCCCGACTCGAGCTGATCGAAAAGCTCGACGAGATCGCACCCGCGGGCCTGCAGGGGAACAACAAGGTCGTCTTCGGCGGCCCCACCGGCAGCGACGCGATCGAGGCCTCGATCAAGCTCGCCAAGTACAACACCGGCGGCGACGGCCTGATCGCGTTTCGCGGCGCCTACCACGGCGCGACGACCGGGGCGATGAGTCTCACCTCGAACAAGAGCTTCAAGGAGCACTACTCGCCGCTGCTCTCGGACGTCGTCCACGCGCCGTACCCGGATCCGTTCCGCCAGGGGAAAGCGCCGCAGGAGGCGGTCGATCACGCGCTCGAGGAAGTCCAGGCGATTGTCGAGGATCCGTACGGCGGCCTCGCGAACCCGGCCGGCATCTTCGTCGAGCCGATCCAGGGCGAGGGCGGCGTCGTCACGCCGCCGGAGGGCTTCCTGCAGGGACTTCGTGACATCGCGAACGACAACGACGTCGCGCTCGTCTTCGACGAGATCCAGAGCGGCTTCGGCCGCACCGGCGAGTGGTGGGCCAGCGACTGGGACGGCGTCACGCCGGACGCGATGACCTCGGCGAAGGCCCTCGGCGGCGTCGGCTTCCCGCTGTCGGCGACGATGTACCACGAGGACTTCGACACGTGGGGGTCGGGCGACCACGCCGGCACCTACCGCGGTCACGTCGTCGCGATGCGGGCGGGAACCCGCGCCATCGAGTGCGTGCAGGACCACGACCTGCTGGCGCACGCCCGCGAACTGGGAACGGACATCCGCGACCGTCTCCGGGACGTTGCCGACGAGAACGACCGCCTCGGCGAGGTCCGCGGCCGAGGACTGTTTATCGGCGCCGAGTTCGTCGACGAAGACGGCGCGCCGGACGGCGACCTCGTCGACGCCGTCCAGCAGTACTGCTTCGAGCACGGCGTCCTCGTCTGGACGGCCGGCCGACGCGGCAACGTCCTGCGGCTCCTGCCGCCGCTCGTGCTCACCGAGGACCTCGCGGAGACGGCGCTCGACGTTATCGTCGACGCGATCGAACACGTTACGGCCGAGATGCAACAGACCGCCTGA